From the Hevea brasiliensis isolate MT/VB/25A 57/8 chromosome 15, ASM3005281v1, whole genome shotgun sequence genome, one window contains:
- the LOC110634976 gene encoding protein DMR6-LIKE OXYGENASE 2: MGDIDPSFVQDHEQRPDFKSIEIEEIPVIDLSVSSPSDIQEVVSKIGEACKKYGFFQVINHGVALELRQKTEKVAKEFFDQSLEEKRKVKRNEVDPMGYYDSEHTKNVRDWKEVFDYLVLDPTLIPASADPDDKELRTLTNQWPQYPFEFREKCQEYTKQVEKLAFKLLELISMSLGLPADRLNGYFKDQISFARLNHYPPCPAPHLALGVGRHKDGGALTVLAQDEVGGLEIARRADGEWVPVKPIPDAFIINIGNCMQVWSNDLYWSAEHRVVVNSEKERFSMPFFFFPAHYVQIKPLEELVNEQKPPKYKEFNWGKFFANRNRSDYKQQEVENVQIDHYKAPE, encoded by the exons ATGGGTGACATTGATCCTTCTTTCGTTCAAGACCATGAGCAGAGGCCAGATTTCAAAAGCATAGAAATTGAAGAAATCCCAGTTATTGATCTCTCAGTTTCAAGCCCAAGTGACATTCAAGAAGTAGTTTCAAAGATTGGAGAAGCATGCAAGAAATATGGGTTTTTTCAAGTGATTAATCATGGAGTAGCACTGGAGCTGCGTCAAAAGACTGAGAAGGTGGCAAAAGAATTCTTTGATCAGTCGCTGGAGGAGAAAAGGAAGGTGAAGCGAAACGAGGTAGATCCTATGGGATACTACGACAGTGAACATACTAAAAATGTTAGGGATTGGAAGGAGGTTTTTGACTACTTGGTGTTGGACCCAACTCTGATTCCTGCCTCAGCTGATCCTGATGATAAAGAGCTAAGGACTTTGACCAATCAATGGCCTCAGTACCCCTTTGAATTCAG GGAGAAATGCCAAGAATACACCAAGCAAGTTGAAAAACTAGCTTTCAAGTTGCTGGAACTTATTTCTATGAGCTTAGGCTTACCAGCTGATCGTTTGAATGGCTACTTCAAGGACCAAATCAGCTTTGCTAGGCTCAATCACTATCCTCCATGCCCTGCTCCCCATCTAGCTCTTGGTGTGGGTCGACACAAAGATGGTGGTGCCTTAACCGTCCTTGCTCAAGATGAAGTTGGAGGACTGGAAATTGCCAGGAGAGCAGACGGCGAGTGGGTTCCGGTCAAGCCAATACCAGATGCCTTCATCATCAACATAGGCAATTGTATGCAG GTTTGGAGCAATGATCTGTACTGGAGTGCAGAGCACAGGGTGGTGGTGAACTCGGAGAAGGAAAGGTTTTCAATGCCATTTTTCTTTTTCCCTGCACACTATGTCCAAATTAAGCCTCTGGAGGAGCTAGTGAATGAGCAAAAACCTCCCAAATACAAAGAATTCAACTGGGGAAAGTTTTTTGCTAATAGAAACCGTAGTGATTACAAGCAACAAGAAGTGGAAAATGTCCAAATCGATCATTACAAGGCACCTGAGTAG